The following proteins come from a genomic window of Pseudomonas sp. WJP1:
- a CDS encoding ABC transporter permease, giving the protein MELFNAFSHLDWQQVLQLTGQHITLVGIAVTLAIVVGVPLGVLMTRFPSLAGPLQASATVLLTVPSIALFGLLLPFYSKFGQGLGPMPAITAVFLYSLLPIMRNTYLALTNVEPGIREAARGIGMTFGQRLRMVELPIAVPVILAGVRTAVVMNIGVMTIAATIGAGGLGVLILASISRSDMSMLIVGAVLVSLLAIFADLLLQWLQRSLTPKGLLK; this is encoded by the coding sequence ATGGAATTGTTCAACGCCTTTTCCCATCTCGACTGGCAGCAGGTGCTGCAGCTGACCGGGCAACACATCACCCTGGTCGGCATCGCCGTGACCCTGGCGATTGTGGTTGGCGTGCCGCTGGGCGTGCTGATGACGCGCTTCCCCAGTCTCGCCGGCCCCCTGCAAGCCAGCGCCACGGTGCTGCTGACCGTGCCGTCGATCGCGCTGTTTGGCCTGCTGCTGCCGTTCTACTCGAAGTTCGGCCAGGGCCTGGGGCCGATGCCGGCGATCACCGCGGTATTTCTCTACTCGCTGCTGCCGATCATGCGTAACACCTACCTGGCCCTGACCAACGTCGAACCGGGCATCCGCGAAGCCGCGCGCGGCATCGGCATGACCTTCGGCCAGCGCCTGCGCATGGTCGAACTGCCGATCGCCGTGCCGGTGATCCTCGCCGGCGTACGCACCGCCGTGGTCATGAACATCGGTGTCATGACCATTGCCGCCACCATCGGCGCCGGTGGCCTCGGTGTACTCATCCTCGCTTCCATCAGCCGCAGCGACATGTCGATGCTGATCGTCGGCGCCGTGCTGGTCAGCCTGCTGGCCATCTTCGCCGACCTGCTTCTGCAATGGCTGCAACGCTCGCTGACTCCAAAAGGACTGCTCAAATGA
- a CDS encoding glycine betaine ABC transporter substrate-binding protein has translation MKTSSFLLGCVLLCAGFAQAAEKPLIRIGARVFTEQTLLAEITSQYLRTKGYEVQVTGGLGSNLARSAHESGQLDMLWEYTGVSLVAYNHVSEKLDSQQSYARVKELDGKKGLVWLTPSKFSNTYALALPKNVADRYPQINTISELNKVLRQEDRTNNLIALDTEFANRSDGLDGMVQLYDMNLTRKNIRQMDAGLVYTALRNGQVFAGLVYTTDGRLNAFKLKLLEDDRHYFPDYTAAPVVRQAYLDAHPQLAEQLKPLAELFDDNTMRELNARVDVEHQSPSAVAADFLRQHPLN, from the coding sequence ATGAAGACATCAAGCTTTTTACTAGGCTGCGTCCTGCTGTGCGCAGGATTTGCCCAAGCCGCGGAAAAACCGTTGATCCGCATCGGCGCCCGGGTGTTCACCGAACAGACGCTGCTGGCGGAAATCACCTCCCAGTACCTGCGCACCAAGGGTTATGAGGTACAAGTGACCGGCGGCCTGGGCAGCAATCTGGCCCGCAGCGCCCACGAAAGCGGGCAACTGGACATGCTCTGGGAATACACCGGCGTGTCGCTGGTGGCCTACAACCATGTCAGCGAAAAACTCGACAGCCAACAGTCCTACGCCCGGGTGAAAGAACTCGATGGGAAAAAAGGCCTGGTCTGGCTGACGCCGTCGAAATTCAGCAACACCTATGCCCTGGCCCTGCCCAAGAACGTCGCCGACCGGTACCCCCAAATCAACACCATCAGCGAGCTGAACAAGGTGCTGCGCCAGGAAGACAGGACCAACAATCTGATAGCGCTCGACACCGAGTTCGCCAATCGCTCGGACGGGCTCGACGGCATGGTGCAGCTGTACGACATGAACCTGACCCGCAAGAACATCCGGCAGATGGACGCAGGCCTGGTCTACACCGCCCTGCGCAACGGCCAGGTGTTTGCCGGTCTGGTCTACACCACCGACGGTCGCTTGAACGCCTTCAAGCTCAAGTTGCTGGAAGACGACAGGCATTACTTCCCCGACTACACCGCAGCGCCCGTGGTTCGCCAGGCCTACCTCGATGCGCATCCGCAACTGGCCGAACAGCTCAAGCCACTGGCTGAACTGTTCGACGACAACACCATGCGCGAGCTCAACGCGCGGGTCGATGTCGAGCACCAGAGTCCTTCAGCCGTTGCCGCGGATTTCCTGCGCCAACACCCATTGAACTGA
- a CDS encoding ABC transporter permease yields the protein MAIRYGKGLIGGALVIALLALLVHWIGINTIEHYRDDLLFYLQAHLILVLASMLAALVVGIPAGIFLSRPTMVGRAERFMQIFNIGNTVPPLAVLAIALGVLGIGSGPAIFALFLASLLPIVRNTYEGLKNVQGSLKEAAVGIGMTPSQVLWRVELPNAMPIIIGGVRVALAINVGTAPLAFLIGANSLGSLIFPGIALNNQPQLLLGAACTALLALLLDALVTLASRLWLERGLRPS from the coding sequence GTGGCTATTCGCTATGGCAAAGGGCTGATAGGAGGCGCGCTGGTAATCGCCCTTCTGGCCCTGCTGGTCCACTGGATCGGCATCAACACGATCGAACACTACCGCGACGATTTGTTGTTTTACCTGCAAGCTCATCTGATTCTCGTCCTCGCTTCCATGCTGGCCGCCCTTGTCGTGGGCATTCCTGCCGGCATCTTCCTCAGCCGCCCGACCATGGTTGGACGCGCCGAACGCTTCATGCAGATCTTCAACATCGGCAACACGGTGCCGCCTCTGGCCGTGCTGGCCATCGCCCTGGGCGTGCTCGGCATCGGCAGCGGTCCCGCGATCTTCGCCTTGTTCCTCGCCTCGTTGTTGCCAATCGTGCGCAACACCTACGAAGGCCTGAAAAACGTCCAGGGTTCGCTCAAGGAAGCGGCCGTCGGCATTGGCATGACCCCGTCTCAAGTGCTGTGGCGGGTCGAACTGCCGAACGCCATGCCGATCATCATCGGCGGCGTGCGCGTGGCATTGGCGATCAACGTCGGGACGGCGCCGCTGGCGTTCCTGATCGGCGCCAACAGCCTGGGCAGCCTGATCTTCCCCGGCATCGCCCTGAACAACCAGCCGCAACTGCTGCTGGGCGCGGCCTGCACCGCCCTGCTGGCCTTGTTGCTCGACGCACTGGTGACACTCGCCAGCCGTCTCTGGCTCGAACGCGGTTTGCGCCCGTCTTAA
- a CDS encoding peptide chain release factor 3 produces the protein MTKQAAEVAKRRTFAIISHPDAGKTTITEKLLLMGKAIAVAGTVKSRKSDRHATSDWMEMEKQRGISITTSVMQFPYREHMINLLDTPGHEDFSEDTYRTLTAVDSALMVLDGGKGVEPRTIALMDVCRLRDTPIVSFINKLDRDIRDPIELLDEIEAVLKIKAAPITWPIGCYRDFKGVYHLADDYIIVYTAGHGHERTETKIIEKLDSDEARAHLGDEYERFIEQLELVQGACHEFNQQEFLDGQLTPVFFGTALGNFGVDHVLDAVVDWAPRPLARVANERTVEPVEEKFSGFIFKIQANMDPKHRDRIAFMRICSGKYEKGMKMRHVRTGKDVRIGDALTFFSSEREQLEEAFAGDIIGLHNHGTIQIGDTFTEGEVLGFTGIPHFAPELFRRVRLRDPLKSKQLRQGLQQLAEEGATQVFFPERSNDIILGAVGVLQFDVVASRLKEEYKVECSYEPITVYSARWIECSDKKKLEEFSNKAVENLALDGGGHLTYLAPTRVNLALMEERWPDVKFRATREHH, from the coding sequence ATGACCAAACAGGCCGCCGAAGTCGCGAAACGCCGCACTTTCGCCATTATTTCCCACCCCGATGCCGGTAAGACCACCATCACCGAGAAGCTCTTGCTGATGGGCAAGGCGATCGCGGTGGCCGGTACGGTGAAATCCCGTAAATCCGATCGCCATGCCACCTCCGACTGGATGGAAATGGAAAAACAACGGGGTATTTCCATTACCACGTCGGTCATGCAGTTCCCGTATCGCGAGCACATGATCAACCTGCTCGACACCCCGGGCCACGAAGACTTCTCCGAAGACACCTACCGCACCTTGACAGCGGTGGACTCGGCCTTGATGGTCCTCGACGGCGGTAAAGGTGTAGAGCCACGGACCATCGCGCTGATGGACGTCTGCCGCCTGCGTGACACGCCGATCGTCAGCTTCATCAACAAACTCGACCGTGACATTCGCGATCCGATCGAACTGCTCGACGAGATCGAAGCGGTCCTCAAGATCAAGGCGGCGCCGATCACCTGGCCGATTGGCTGCTACCGTGACTTCAAGGGCGTTTACCACCTCGCCGACGACTACATCATCGTCTACACCGCCGGTCACGGTCACGAACGCACCGAAACCAAGATCATCGAGAAACTCGATTCCGATGAAGCCCGCGCCCACCTGGGTGACGAGTACGAGCGTTTCATCGAGCAGCTGGAACTGGTGCAGGGTGCCTGCCACGAGTTCAACCAGCAGGAATTCCTCGACGGCCAGTTGACCCCGGTATTCTTCGGTACCGCACTGGGCAACTTCGGCGTCGATCACGTGCTCGATGCGGTGGTCGACTGGGCGCCGCGCCCGCTGGCACGCGTAGCCAACGAGCGCACCGTGGAGCCGGTGGAAGAGAAGTTCTCAGGCTTCATCTTCAAGATCCAGGCAAACATGGACCCGAAACACCGCGACCGTATCGCCTTCATGCGCATCTGCTCCGGCAAGTACGAAAAAGGCATGAAGATGCGCCACGTGCGCACCGGCAAGGACGTGCGGATCGGCGATGCGCTGACCTTCTTCTCCTCCGAGCGCGAGCAGCTGGAAGAAGCGTTTGCCGGCGACATCATCGGCCTGCACAACCATGGCACCATCCAGATCGGCGACACCTTCACCGAAGGCGAAGTCCTGGGCTTCACCGGCATCCCGCACTTCGCCCCGGAACTGTTCCGCCGCGTACGCCTGCGTGATCCGTTGAAATCCAAGCAACTGCGCCAGGGCCTGCAACAACTGGCCGAAGAAGGCGCGACCCAGGTGTTCTTCCCCGAGCGCAGCAACGACATCATCCTCGGTGCCGTCGGTGTGCTGCAGTTCGACGTGGTCGCCAGCCGCCTGAAAGAGGAATACAAGGTCGAGTGCTCCTACGAGCCGATCACCGTGTATTCCGCGCGCTGGATCGAATGCAGCGACAAGAAGAAGCTTGAGGAATTCTCCAACAAGGCCGTGGAAAACCTGGCACTGGACGGCGGCGGTCACCTGACCTACCTCGCGCCGACCCGGGTCAACCTGGCACTGATGGAAGAGCGCTGGCCGGACGTGAAATTCCGCGCGACGCGTGAGCATCACTAA